In the Alligator mississippiensis isolate rAllMis1 chromosome 7, rAllMis1, whole genome shotgun sequence genome, one interval contains:
- the LOC109286058 gene encoding uncharacterized protein LOC109286058, with protein MPLPPPLFCLQVYSRGKKTLLGRAWARSWAPAHTAGAAQPWASVTQLLHLHAAASCPHRPGLVPGPEKTGRAQLAQGGSRQGPGSGEPATKEAGAEVPSWRPWQEARAKVAVTGLDVFAPLMTADGDGRGHWKSQITFNSREGSPTASLLSRSDI; from the exons ATGCCTCTGCCCCCACCGCTCTTCTGTTTGCAGGTCTACAGCCGAGGCAAGAAGACCCTGTTGGGCAGGGCTtgggccaggagctgggcacCCGC GCACACGGCcggagctgcccagccctgggcttcGGTGACACAGCTCCTCCACCTGCATgcggcagcctcctgtccccACCGTCCCGGACTCGTGCCAGGCCCGGAGAAGACGGGCAGAGCCCAGCTGGCCCAGGGAGGGTCCCGGCAGGGCCCTGGGTCTGGGGAGCCAGCCACCAAAGAG gctggcGCGGAGGTACCCAGCTGGAGGCCGTGGCAAGAGGCTAGGGCAAAGGTGGCCGTCACAG GCCTGGACGTGTTTGCACCTCTGATGACAGCGGATGGAGATGGACGTGGTCACTGGAAATCCCAGATAACCTTCAACAGCCGAGAGGGCTCCCCCACCGCCTCCCTCCTGTCCCGGTCTGATATCTAG